The DNA region GGACACGCCGGTCCCGTTCTTTGTCGTTACCTCCGGTGAGCTTCAGATCGTTCGCCTGTGGGCAGGTAGCGAAACCCTTGTCGCCACTCTCGGCCCGCAGCAGTTCACGGGCGAAGTCAACTCTCTGTCAGGTCGCCCCGCTATCTTGCGGTTGCGCGTCTCCCAGCCC from Candidatus Eremiobacteraceae bacterium includes:
- a CDS encoding cyclic nucleotide-binding domain-containing protein, which produces MSGLPAASAGADRVFPALTSEQIARIAAHGRKRATQTGDVLYEPGDTPVPFFVVTSGELQIVRLWAGSETLVATLGPQQFTGEVNSLSGRPAILRLRVSQP